The DNA segment gataagagatgtttatggaagttcgacgataaatcgtctacgtctccccttcttggttaagtcgattaaccaaggatccactagcacttcgaatgtcttggccttgatggctccaaggatagccttacaacttgacacgatcaccgcgccgatacaactcaacactcttggccttaagggctccaaggatagcctcaacacaacacttggcttcacactcaagtgcttacaacgatagcacaacacacttggcttcacactcaagtgtttacaacaatagcacaaccaactcacaaactattttttacaaacactctcaaatatcacacaaacactttgatagtgagaaattgcttgcaaaggagagaagagatgagttgggatgtctctaaatggtcttggcaagcctctatttatagttggcaaagatttgaatttgaatttgtgtgcttggagcgtttattgggaagccaaggagtagagacaaagtgtaggcgccgctgccttctttttccagcactgagcagcttttgtggaaaaatcatatcttctaatctaaccgttggattgatctgaaatttaaactgaagctttaaaacatctggatcttcaatctgaacggtggagatttgattctaacgagtcaaacatttccagtaaatctcggaagtcgcaaaatcacgttctcgcttttgttctgagcattacttttcaaaaattcgaatctcacaatccatccgttggattggcctgaaattaacacacaatctttgtaacatcctgatattgatcgtgattggtggagattggatttggatgcctccatcgattccagtagtcttctgaatacgatacttcagcagttagctccttgcagaaatagctactgttcaacatatttgaaaaaatcataactccatatccaaccattggattgatttgaaatttggatagagactttaaaacatcatggaaatccatgtgatcggtggagatcggattttaataaccgaagcattcccagttattttctgaagttgagtcttcatagttcattccttgcagaagtaagtactgtgcagctttgttaaataaatcatatctccatatccagccgttggattgctatgaaatttggagagaaacttgagaacatcctgatcttgattttcattgttggagatctgatttggatgaccggaaagtgcccggtgaattttgcaagtttctgctttataatattggcttgtccttgtccatttcttttacaacttcaaagtaacttccaagaatttgattgttaatatgatctaatctgcaaagtctcactttaaatggttagtaacaattaaccgagttttgtaatcatcaaaacataataatatgagatttgttaatgcattaaaaacattaatctcataacacgagatttgtatgcgtttaaggcgtaacaatctccccctttttgatgatcacaaaacttggttaaataggagaaataaatgtacaatattaaataaataatttaaatttgcacaatataattgcatgaataaaactccttctaaattaaacaattagttaagaagagtttgtttatcaaataaccaaattttttattctctatgcatttaagcaaactaactctcccccttagttaaagtatttaaccaaactaattctccccctttttgtgataatcaaaaagactggaaaaataaatgcaaaacatgataattaaatatgatttctaaaaagcaacacataaatttcacataaaatgtgagctttataactttgaataaatacaattaatttgtattatccaaatttaagttgctcaaattttatattaagctcccccttaatatgacattaaatttatttatgtccacaagtgattacaactcaatcatgccaagttcaccacgcaaacgaataaaagtattttcatctagtggttttgtaaaaatatcggcaatttgatttttagtgtcaacatattgaagttcaacttcatttcgttcgatgtggtcacgaataaaatgatgacgaatgtcaatatgtttggtgcgcgaatgttgaatcggattctttgtaagacatatggcgctagtgttgtcacagaaaatagggatttttgaaaaagagacgccatagtcgagcaattgatgcttcatccaaagaatttgcgcacaacaactaccggcagccatatattcggcttcggtcgttgataacgcaacacagttttgctttttggaaaaccaagaaaccaaacagtttcctaaaaagaaacaggttccactagtgcttttccggtccaccttatatccaccaaagtcggcatcgcaataagcttttaaatcaaagaaagaatttttcgaataccacaagccgagatttggagtatttgaaagatatttgaaaatgcgttttaaggcgaacaaatgtgattcttttggacatgattgaaatcgtgcacacaagcaaacactaaacataatgtccggtctactagcagtagcatataataaggagccaatcatactacgaaaggaagattgatctacagttttaccattttcatccttgtcgagtctgattgatgtgctcatcggtgtggatgatgcttttgtgttctccattccaaacttctttagaatctccttgatgtatttgctttggttcacaaagaacccatccttgcactgtttgatttgtaatccgaggaaatagttaagttcccccatcatactcatctcgaagtgttcctgcatcaacttagagaattcttgacaaagagtttcattagtagaaccaaaaattatgtcatcaacataaatttgcacaattaataaatcatctttgtcatgtttggtaaacaaagtaatatcaacaattcctctagtaaagccattggtaataagaaaagaagagagtttttcataccaagctcgaggagcttgtttcaatccatacaaagctttgttgagtctatatacgtgatcagataaaaaattatcaacaaagccatcaggttgttcaatatagacctcttctttcaaatcaccattcaagaaagcacttttaacatccatctgaaataatttaaaatttctagagcatgcaaaagcaagtaacatacgaatggattcaagacgggcaacaggagcataagtctcatcataatcaatgccttcttcttgactatatcctttagctacgagcctagccttgtttctagtgatggtgccatgctcatcaagtttatttctaaacacccatttagtacctatcacaggtctatcatgcggcctagaaacaagatcccaaacattattgcgtttaaattcatttaactcatcttgcatagcaataatccaggaatcatcaagtaaagcatcatcaacacattttggctcaacatgagaaacaaaagcaagatgattacaaatattattgagagaagagcgagtagatactccctttgatgaacttccaattatcagatctttatgatgatctttgtgatgtgtccattccttaggaagtggtgtttcctcaactgtagcatctatatcatttaagcttgaggaaaccatctactagtgtcctatttttcctctcaacgaccccgttttgttgaggagtcctaggacaagaaaaattgtgaccgatgcctttttctatacaaaagtttgaaaaattctcattttgaaattcagttccgtggtcactacggatctgttttattgaaagatttttctcattctcaactcgtttagcaaaagttttaaaatactcaaaggcatcatttttgtgagctaaaaacaatgtccacgtgtaacgtgaaaaatcatctacaatgacaaacgcataaagctttcctcctaaactagcgttcctcgagggaccacatagatctaggtggagaagttcaaggggcatagaagtggatacaaaatttttgcttttaaaagattcccttgtatgtttgccaaattgacacgcatcacaaacagaatcaagtttcaaatcaagttttggcataccaacgactaagtcaagttttaaaagtttttcgatggtactaggaccaacatgacccaatcgtctatgccaaagaatgttgtcatcaacattcacggatacaaggctttttatatttgataaagataaattatttaaagagaccttgtaaacgttctcacttctatatcctttgaaatttatggatttgtcactaataaatgatacagtgcagtgttggggagtggatttgacttcataacctctatcgcacaattgacttatgcttagtagattatgcttaagtcctttcactaggagtacatcatcaattagacaagaattagatatacctattgagccgatgccttcaattactcctttgctgttgtctccaaaggtgacagtccccttctcctttggtttgattgattgaagaagatccttgttccccgtcatatgtctagaacatccactgtctagataccatatgctagggagagcatttttcttgtttccctgaaaataattgattttggtaccctttagttcttttgggtccacaatgttagaaaagagagatacaaaatagacttctaagagttcagtctctcatagcaacatcatcgccactttccaagagtgctcccagtagtaggtagggcatatggccactttaaaaacctatttccttggacagagcaacgttcaacagggagaccagccgcaagtcaaggcatttttaagccggtctatattgaactcccttagattttgatctcataatgccgactaatgagttgttaagtactcttaggcctccatttcatatagctcttttgaacatattgatatttcaatgatctgcatttatgtctaacatgaccagatttgcaacaataagaacaagtaggggttgatctcattttagctttagctattagactagcaaagtctatagactttttaccatagcctattcctcccttatcaaagctacatttctgcatgctaagtaggttgttcaatttattgctactcacattgaatttatcgaaagatttttctaagtgatctaagtcattcttaagtctaaggttatcatgctccttagtttctaattcctttttaagatttctattctcttttctaagaaccttaaccatatcaaacatatctttataagcatgtaagagttcatcgtaagtaggtacctcgtcatcgtcgtcagagacgatgtcatcacttttagccattaagcagaagtttgcttcctcgtcgtcgtcgtcgctatcactccaggtagctagtagggctttcttctttcctttgtccactttcttcttgagtgggcattcattggcgtagtgaccttgttgttgacagttgtagcaggtcacttctttctcaggtttcttgtcctttttgaatttgtttcctcgcatgaatttcttgaattttcttgcgaagagagccatgtcatcatcgtcatcttcttcgacttgtgtagtcaaggctatccctttgtgcttgacatcttctttctttgattcttttcttgtggacacttctaactcatgggtttttagggtcccatgtagttgatcaagatcataggcggcagtgtcccctttgttggattcgatgatggcggttctctttgcatcccattcttttggtagggcacgaagagctctcctccaaacttgcttggtaggatattgttctcccaattgtgctaactcattgatgatttgagtaagccttcggaacatggtgtcaacatcttcgttggatttcatctcaaatgtttcgtatttgagttggagtaagtcgatctttgtttctttcacttggttggtgccttcgtgacatatctctagcttgtcccatatctctttagcagatgagcacatcgatatccggttgtacttgttcatatctaaggaacaatgcaagatattcatagctttagcattttgcgaaattaatttcatgtcctcttttgaaaagtcatccattcccttaggaatttcaaccccatcaactattttcataggtgtatagggacctttcaccgtcactttccataggtcatagtctacggattggatatatagggacatacgatttttccaatacccatagtttatgccattaaaagaggaggacgattagtagattgcccttgagcataatcactcgctaggtttgccataaaaaggatttgaaaagtattttcaaatggctttgataccacttgttagaacctaatgggggggaatttaggttctattggcaactttagcaatttaaagtgattatgcaagtacgcaagtggaagacttaagcaatcaaataaataagtgcggtaaataaatacgtaatgtaaataaagcagtaaaagggataagagatgtttatggaagttcgacgataaatcgtctacgtctccccttcttggttaagtcgattaaccaaggatccactagcacttcgaacgtcttggccttgatggctccaaggatagccttacaacttgacacgatcaccgcgccgatacaactcaacactcttggccttaagggctccaaggatagcctcaacacaacacttggtttcacactcaagtgcttacaacgatagcacaacacacttggcttcacactcaagtgtttacaacaatagcacaaccaactcacaaactattttttacaaacactctcaaatatatcacacaaacactttgatagtgagaaattgcttgcaaaggagagaagagatgagttgggatgtctctaaatggtcttggcaagcctctatttatagttggcaaagatttgaatttgaatttgtgtgcttggagcgtttattaggaagccaaggagtagagacaaagtgtaggcgccgctgccttctttttccagcactgagcagcttttgtggaaaaatcatatcttctaatctaaccgttggattgatctgaaatttaaactgaagctttaaaacatctggatcttcaatctgaacggtggagatttgattctaacgagtcaaacatttccagtaaatctcagaagtcgcaaaatcacgttctcgcttttgttctgagcattacttttcaaaaattcgaatctcacaatccatccgttggattggcctgaaattaacacacaatctttgtaacatcctgatacatataatatgttttgataagtttttatgtttcTTTGGATctgtttaatatatatatatatatacacactatAAAATTAAAGTTAAAACCTCCaacaaaaattatatatcatgATTAGACAATTATTTCAACTGCATAAGCATGCAAAGTATGGGGAAAAAAAACATTAGTATGTATAAAATATCAACATCTCATGTGAAAATTGAAATGTCCAAAAATATATTAACACACAAGATCATGATTACTTTTAAAAACAATTTGTCTCTAAAACATCCATAAATGACTCGGTAGCTATGACaccatatgtatatattaattgGCATAGCATTTAGATCTAACCCTGATTGTCACGTGATTGAGAAAAACACTCTCCCCATTGTAATTCCAAGGACGACTTAAGGGAGTTAAGATCGCTTTTACTTGCCCCACGTTGACACATTTATTTTTTGCGGATGATAAACTCATATTTTTCCAGGCTTCTGTGGAAGATTGTAACAGTGTTAAGGAATTTTTGAGAACATATGAATTTGCTTCGGGTCAATTGATAGATTTTGAGAAGTCGGCTTTATCTGTCTCCCCTAATACAAGGTCTGATATGATTGAGtgtattaaaaaaaactctTAATATTCCGGTGGTCCAGGGGCATGAGGTATATCTTGGTCTTCCAATTTTCTCACTCCGCGGTAAATGAACTATGAGACCCCTGTCCCACATGGGAAAAATGAAaggtttaaaatgagtttaaaatgggctacaatgaacttctatagcaacttgagtTAATCATTTTTGTAAAGCGGAGAcaaatacgaagtagttgctataggggcccattgtgtAGTCGCTCAGGCACGGGTCTGGGCCCGGGGCGTgacagaatggtatcagagacggtcCCCAGCCGGCAGACCCCTGGAAATAAGTGCGATGCTGGACAAAGTGCTACGTGCGTGGGAGTCACCTTTTGAACCTGCGGGGCAAAGTGCTACATGACGGGAGCCATCTCTTGAACCCATAGAAGTCACCTCTAGATTCCCAGTGCTGGTGGATCGAGAGTTTAGGTCACGACGAGGAAGTCGCATTCTGAGGGAGGGGTGATTGTGAGACCCCTGTCCGACATGGGAAAAATGAAaggtttaaaatgagtttaaatgggctacaatggacttctatagcaacttgggttaatcattttcgtaaagcgatgACGAATacaaagtagttgctataggggccaTTGTGCAGTCACACAGGCACGGGCCTGGGCCCGGGGCATGACAGGAACTAAGTGAGTGTTTGGCTAAGCTTATAAGTTCTCCAAAATAACTTATAATTTGTTTTGGAGCTTATAAGTTCCACAAATTTGTTAGgtataaaattttaatgaatTAGATGAGATTTGTGAAGGATCAGGATTTCAGGAATTTTTGTCATCTCTACTTATATGTGGCGGTCGATGATTTGGGGTAGAGACCTCTTGGTCTCTTGGAGGCTGGTCTTTGCTGGAGGATTGGAGATGGTAAATTCAGTTGATATTTTTCACTAGATGGATTCTTTCGTTTTGGGGAAACTCGGTCTTAGCACTGTTCATCTTCGTGAGGGAATAAAAGTCAATTCTTTGATGATTAAACACAAGTGGAATGCACCATTTATCCATATTGTTTGTCTACCTTATGTAGCAAATGATATTCTAAAGCTGTCTCAATCTAATATTGAGTAGAGTAATATCATATTCTGGAAATATGATTCAAAAGGACAATACTCTGTTAAAAGTGGATAGATATTTGGGATTGGTCTACATGATACACCTGAAAATCAGTCGAACTCATCCCTATTATAGCAATGGTGGCGGTCAGCATGGTCACTCTCAATCCCTCCTAAAATCTGTCTTTTCTTGTGGCGTGTATTCATAATATCATTCCCATGGGAATAAATCTTGGGAAACATCACGTTCCTGCCATGAATTGGTGCATTTTTTCATAACTTTGAAGATACTACTTGCCATTTTCTCTTTTCATGTCCTGGAATAAGTGAACTCCGGAAGAATAATGATATTTGGAGGAGGTTGAAACAAGAACAAAGTAATGATATACAAGAGATGTTCTGGTGGCTGCTGGACAACATAAACAGATCTGAATTTGAGGAGTTTGTCTGCCAAGCTTGGCTTGGTTAGTATAGGGTGCTCGGTGTCGGGTATTGCACATTAGTGAGCCACGAGAGGCCCTAGCTGTGTCCACCAATCTTGAAAATTATCTTCATGTGATGCAGGCTGTCGTAACTAGCGCAATCCCTTCTGCTTGTCCAGGACCGAGTTCATGGATACCTCCATCGTATGGTCAACTCCGTTTGGATGTAGAAGTCATCTTTCAGGAGGTGGAGAACCGATGTGGTGTAGGGGTGTGATTCGTAATGAAGACGGTCAGTTGTTGGCTGCATTTGGTCGTTCCTTCGCGAAACTAGAATCAGATGTTATGGGAGAATTATTCGCTATCAAAGAAGGACTTAGTGTCATCCTAGAAAAAGACTTTCAACAAGTTTATGTCTCTTTCGATTCACTTTTGACAGTGAAAGCAGTCACGAAACCTTTGAGCTATGTAGGTCTGTGTGCTTCAGAGATCAGATCGTTAATTTTCTTTctaacattatttctatttttcaTGCCTGGAGGACGGGCAATGAAGTGGTCCACTCTTTGGCGAAATTTGTTTGTTCCTCTTTTTTATGGATGTCTGAGAGTTTTTCATCTTGGCTAGTCAATCTTACAACGAGAGACACTATCTTTTATCAATAAATGTTACAAGGTTttgtccaaaaaaaataaataaaagaagaacatatgtatatatatatatatatatatatatatatatatatatatatatatatatatgtgtgtgtataataCTAACCACGATGGATTGAAGAATTTAATCTAAAGTTATAAGCCTACTTGGATTCATCAACAATTATAAGTTGTACAATTATATTAGAAGAAATACATTAGGTTCTAGAGTTTGTGTGTACCTGATCCAAGGTGGTTGTAATTAGTTGTCattggttattattattattatttgagaaataatattatttgagagTCCGCAGTCGTTGTATATTGATGCGCTCTAATTAAACTCGGATCAAAGCAATAACATACAAATCACGCTAGTTAGGTAAACAACATTGTGATAGAATGATCCAAAAAAATGTTGGTACGAGAAATTAATCAAATACTGAACATCGACCAAGTGATTGCTAATTCCACCAATTTGGATATATTGAGACATTTTTAAATTCATTTCGATGATATTATTGAATCATTTGTGACCAATGGTACTTTCGTTATGATTTTAAAATtagatataataaaattatggcCAAGCCTAACAAAAAGTCAAAATTAAGAGTCATCTTAATTAAGAGACGAAAATAGGAAAGTGAATCCAAAATCATCCACACACTCAAATACATAATAAAGCACGGGAAACAGAGCACAGCAGAGAAGTTCCTTTCAACTGTCGAAAACAGCCGAGGTCTTCTCTCAAACACTTTCTTCACACACTTATTTCTTCAATCCAAATCCCAAAAAAGGTCTCATATCTACCCATTAAAGGATCTTATGTCCGTAGAATTATTGCACCACATCTAGTTTTCATACAACTGTTCTTCATTTTGCTAGCAATGCCGTGAAGAAATCTCCTGGAAAAAGCATTTCCCTGTCTCTGAAAACATCAGAAGCCACCTTTTGTGTGCGTGTGGAGCTTAAATACTGCTGAAAGTTTGAATCTTGAGGTGGGTTTCTGCAATGGGTGGTAAGGAAGATGGGTGGGGAGGCTGGCCGCCGGCGCCGAGTGGTGCGCCGCCGTACGTGCAGAAAGATGATGATTGGACTCACTTTGACAACTCTGTAAACGCTGTTTCGTTTGGGTTTGTGGCCACTGCTATTCTCATTTCCATGTTTCTTGTCATGGCTATATTCGAGAAGTTTCTCAGGACTACGTCGCTTGGAGTGACGGCGGGCGGTGGCCGCCGGTTGCAGTCCGACATTGAGGCTCAGAATCGTGCTGGTGGCTTCAATGCGAAGCTTGGTTACCCATCTCCTAAAGTAAGCATTCTCTTGGATTTGTTATAATAATTTACGTGGGTTTTATTACATAAATATATGGTTTTCTTGACTTTTCGTCTccttttttcttctcttttgttGCTCTTGTTTTTGCCCTTTATTGGTTGGTTCGCTCACTTCACTGTTTGGCACTTTGGattaaaattttggttttttgatGATTACTTTTCTGACAAAAGGCCCAATcatttctttttttgtttttccccatttcttttgattttatcCAAATTCATACACATTCATCTACTTGCCCGAATTGTTCTGTCATCTTCGCCAGTTTCTTGATTTCGGTAGAAAATTGTAATAACGTTTCTTTATTTACATTAATGCTTCTGTGTCTAACAAGCAAGAGGAGGAAGAGTTACTTGAATGGATGAAgtcaaaattattatattaggGGACAAACATTTATAAATCTTTGTGAGAAAACAAAATTGTATGATGCTTGTCACTGGTTCTGAAGCattcaatctgaaatataaatAGTTTAAATTCAGGGGATAATGTTTTTTTTCCCCCGGAAGTAAGAAATTATGCGGGAAATTgggaataaataataatatatttgaatAAAAAGAGATTTGTGGATTAGGTTGTGTTGTTTTTTACACCATAAAGTCTTGAATTGTTTAAGAATAACAGCATGTGCATGTTCCTGGGATTTTGGCACGCTACTGTGTATAATTACTAATTTAAGAAATGGCCCATTCAAGAATTTGTTAGCTGGTTTCTTGGTCCCTACTCCCATTAATGAGAGACGAAGCTTTAGGCCTTAAAAGTATTCATTTCTTCTTCCTGTAGCTCTTCCCCACCCCCCTTGTTGTGATGTATATATACACTcggatttttatattattagagctcgagctcgattttATCGAGTCGGCTTGAATATTGAAAAAAATGAGCTATTTTGAACTCGATTCAGTTTGAAGTCCTGTTCGGATGTTCCAACATGATGTTTGTCTTAGCAAAATTGGAAAACACTTTTTATTTATGTACATTGAAACGTATAATCTTGAGAGCGGACTAATTAAACAACTTGTTTGGGACAGTATGTCAACCTTGAAAACTAAAGTTTGTTTTCCTGTTAGTTTATTGTCTGCTTTCCCATCTTTAATAATGCACACAACAAGCTAGGTTCCTTGTATACTGTGAATTATGGCTGTATTCGATTGTTTAGTATTGTTTTGGATAATATAATATTGGTCCAATAATGTTGATTTTAAGACAATATTAGTTATCTGTGCTTGTACGACTTTTATAACTTCATATTTAAAAGTGTGGAGGAAAACAAGTCGAGTTAAAAATAGTTATAATATtcatatatatcaattttttgccTCATATTATATATTTGTATCATCTCAATCTCACGAATCAAGTGGTGTCTAAATAGCAAGAACGTGAATTCTTGATTGCAGCGGATGTAGTTTTTAGTGTCCCATGGGGGAGCCAAAATTCATTTCAGGAGAGTAAATCTAGAAACTTACATGAAGCAAAATGCTTAATATTGTGCTCAAGAAAAGGAAAGTGAACTTGAGAAGGAGATggttttattttgcattttctTGGACACTGACTCGTTTGAATTCATTTTTTCCCAGATGTCCCTCAACGCCAAAGAAGTATCGGTACTAATGCCTGGCGACACCGTCCCTAAATACATCGCCCATCCGGCCCCAATCCCTTGTCCCCCCGAACGGATCACATGGCCATCGCATCAACAACTAACCAACTCACACAATCGTCCCAACTCGGCCTAAAGTCATCAGCAATAGCCAGAAAGACTGCATGTTATACTAAACCATGAATCACTCTTGTGATATTGGGCTTGGAAATTTAGTCGATGAGATGCAAAAACGTGACGTCTTTTGGATCTTAGACATAGAGCATGCtgtgtatatatacatatatttgctCTGCTCTCCTGTATGTATGTTATTAGGCTACGAAAAAACATGCTCTGGTATATTATAAGGTGAGACGAGCGTTA comes from the Henckelia pumila isolate YLH828 chromosome 1, ASM3356847v2, whole genome shotgun sequence genome and includes:
- the LOC140876243 gene encoding uncharacterized protein, with amino-acid sequence MGGKEDGWGGWPPAPSGAPPYVQKDDDWTHFDNSVNAVSFGFVATAILISMFLVMAIFEKFLRTTSLGVTAGGGRRLQSDIEAQNRAGGFNAKLGYPSPKMSLNAKEVSVLMPGDTVPKYIAHPAPIPCPPERITWPSHQQLTNSHNRPNSA